In Paraburkholderia caribensis, a single window of DNA contains:
- the paaB gene encoding 1,2-phenylacetyl-CoA epoxidase subunit PaaB: MNKEWPIWEVFVRSKQGLDHKHCGSLHASDASMALRMARDVYTRRQEGVSIWVVPSSAITASAPDDKAELFEPAADKIYRHPTFYQLPDEVNHM, translated from the coding sequence ATGAACAAGGAATGGCCGATCTGGGAAGTCTTCGTGCGCAGCAAGCAGGGACTCGACCACAAGCATTGCGGCAGCCTGCATGCCTCGGACGCGTCGATGGCGCTGCGCATGGCGCGCGATGTCTACACCCGCCGGCAGGAAGGCGTGAGCATCTGGGTGGTGCCGTCGTCGGCGATCACGGCATCGGCGCCTGACGACAAGGCAGAACTGTTCGAACCGGCGGCGGACAAGATCTATCGCCACCCGACGTTCTATCAGTTGCCCGACGAAGTCAACCACATGTAA
- the paaC gene encoding 1,2-phenylacetyl-CoA epoxidase subunit PaaC, with protein sequence MTTTPQHLAYVLRLADTALILGQRNAEWCGHGPILEEDIALSNMSLDLVGQARLLYTHAADLEKTLTGKSRTEDDYAFFRVEREFANYTLAELPHVGPLAGTARADKDYAVTIVRNFLYSTLMLHVWSALTGSSDDQLAAIAAKSIKETQYHVHHSHEWLVRFGDGTDESHRRAQAALDYLMPYTREFFSADATEDAIAAAGIGPKTSELEALWLEDVRAALDEATLKLPEPVKHITTGKHGEHSEHMGFLLAEMQSLARQHPGASW encoded by the coding sequence ATGACCACTACGCCTCAACACCTTGCCTACGTGCTGCGCCTCGCCGACACCGCGCTGATCCTCGGTCAGCGCAATGCGGAATGGTGCGGACACGGACCGATTCTCGAAGAAGACATCGCGCTGTCGAACATGAGCCTCGACCTGGTCGGCCAGGCACGCCTGCTGTACACGCACGCCGCCGATCTCGAAAAAACGCTGACGGGCAAAAGCCGCACGGAAGACGACTACGCGTTCTTCCGGGTCGAGCGCGAATTCGCGAACTACACGCTGGCCGAGCTGCCGCATGTCGGGCCTCTCGCCGGCACGGCGCGCGCCGACAAGGATTACGCGGTCACGATCGTGCGCAACTTCCTGTACTCGACGCTGATGCTGCACGTGTGGTCGGCTTTGACGGGTTCGTCGGATGACCAGTTAGCCGCCATTGCCGCCAAGTCGATCAAGGAAACGCAGTACCACGTGCATCACTCGCACGAGTGGCTCGTGCGTTTCGGCGACGGCACGGACGAATCGCATCGCCGTGCACAGGCTGCGCTCGATTATCTGATGCCGTACACGCGTGAATTCTTCAGCGCGGACGCGACGGAAGACGCGATCGCCGCTGCCGGTATCGGTCCGAAGACGTCCGAACTGGAAGCGCTGTGGCTCGAAGACGTGCGCGCCGCGCTCGACGAAGCGACGCTGAAGCTGCCCGAACCCGTCAAGCACATCACGACGGGTAAGCACGGCGAGCATTCGGAGCACATGGGCTTCCTGCTTGCCGAAATGCAAAGCCTCGCGCGCCAGCATCCGGGCGCAAGCTGGTAA
- the paaD gene encoding 1,2-phenylacetyl-CoA epoxidase subunit PaaD produces the protein MTSTAQIAAVAPDHALAQAWAVLEAVPDPEIPVVSIRELGILRDVRRAADGALEVVITPTYSGCPAMSQIAEDIGHALDAAGFAPYRVETVLAPAWTTDWITDDARDKLRAYGIAPPTGNCGSGDASANGGSKEKVIRFVPRSLPAPACPRCGSKHTERLAQFGSTACKALYRCIDCREPFDYFKPY, from the coding sequence ATGACGTCGACTGCTCAAATCGCCGCCGTGGCCCCGGATCACGCGCTCGCCCAGGCGTGGGCCGTGCTCGAAGCCGTGCCCGACCCGGAAATCCCCGTCGTGTCGATTCGCGAACTGGGCATTTTGCGCGACGTGCGCCGCGCCGCCGACGGCGCGCTCGAAGTCGTCATCACGCCGACTTACTCGGGCTGCCCGGCGATGTCGCAAATTGCGGAAGACATCGGCCATGCGCTCGACGCAGCGGGTTTCGCGCCGTATCGCGTCGAAACCGTACTCGCGCCCGCCTGGACCACCGACTGGATCACCGACGACGCCCGCGACAAACTGCGCGCCTACGGCATCGCACCGCCGACGGGCAACTGCGGCAGCGGCGACGCCAGTGCGAACGGTGGATCGAAAGAAAAAGTGATCCGCTTCGTTCCCCGCTCGCTGCCCGCGCCCGCCTGCCCGCGCTGCGGCTCGAAGCACACCGAGCGCCTCGCGCAATTCGGCTCGACAGCCTGTAAGGCGCTGTACCGCTGTATCGACTGCCGCGAACCCTTCGACTATTTCAAACCGTACTGA
- the paaE gene encoding 1,2-phenylacetyl-CoA epoxidase subunit PaaE, whose product MATPQFHPLRIREVRPETADAVSVAFEVPAELREQYRFTQGQFVTLKTHIDGEETRRSYSICVGVTDYDRDGELRIGIKRVRGGRFSNFAFDTLQPGHMLDVMTPDGRFFTHLNADHGKQYVAFSGGSGITPVLAIVKTTLEIEPRSTFTLIYGNRSVDQIMFAEELEDLKNRFMNRFVLYHVLSDDIQDVELFNGVLDQAKCESFLQTLVPADSIDEAFICGPGPMMDAAEAALKAAGVPQAKVHVERFGTPLPQAGVPVAEITDDTPTADLEIVLDGKKRKLKLPYQGLSVLDVGLRAGLALPYACKGGVCCTCRAKVLEGEVKMEKNYTLEEHEIRDGYVLTCQCHPVSDKVVVSYDER is encoded by the coding sequence ATGGCCACCCCGCAATTTCATCCGCTGCGCATCCGGGAAGTGCGGCCCGAAACCGCCGATGCGGTCTCCGTCGCCTTCGAAGTCCCCGCCGAACTGCGCGAGCAGTATCGCTTCACGCAGGGCCAGTTCGTCACGCTGAAGACGCATATCGACGGTGAGGAAACGCGCCGTTCGTATTCGATCTGCGTGGGCGTCACCGATTACGACCGCGACGGCGAGTTGCGCATCGGCATCAAGCGCGTGCGCGGCGGCCGCTTTTCGAACTTCGCGTTCGATACGCTGCAACCCGGCCATATGCTCGACGTGATGACCCCGGACGGGCGCTTCTTCACGCACCTGAACGCCGATCACGGCAAGCAGTACGTCGCGTTCTCGGGCGGTTCCGGTATCACGCCCGTGCTGGCCATCGTCAAGACAACACTCGAAATCGAGCCGCGCAGCACGTTCACGCTGATCTACGGCAACCGCAGCGTCGATCAGATCATGTTCGCCGAAGAGCTCGAGGATCTGAAGAACCGGTTCATGAACCGCTTCGTGTTGTATCACGTGCTGTCCGACGATATCCAGGACGTCGAGCTGTTCAACGGCGTGCTCGACCAGGCGAAGTGCGAGTCGTTCCTCCAGACCTTGGTGCCTGCGGACTCGATCGACGAAGCCTTCATCTGCGGCCCCGGGCCGATGATGGATGCCGCCGAAGCGGCGCTGAAGGCAGCGGGCGTGCCGCAGGCGAAGGTGCACGTCGAGCGTTTCGGCACGCCGCTGCCGCAAGCCGGGGTGCCCGTCGCGGAAATCACCGACGATACGCCGACCGCCGACCTCGAAATCGTCCTCGACGGCAAGAAACGCAAGCTGAAGTTGCCGTATCAGGGTTTGAGCGTGCTCGACGTGGGGCTGCGCGCCGGACTCGCGCTGCCGTATGCGTGCAAGGGCGGCGTCTGCTGCACCTGCCGCGCGAAGGTGCTCGAAGGCGAAGTGAAGATGGAAAAGAACTACACGCTGGAGGAACACGAAATCCGCGACGGCTACGTGCTGACCTGTCAGTGCCATCCCGTCAGCGACAAGGTCGTGGTTAGCTACGACGAACGCTGA
- a CDS encoding DUF1835 domain-containing protein: MSTIHITNGDVAADSLREALDQARRADIVLALRDDLAVGPLHGIDEAPQIRADFWRGVTGDTTRDFLAELEQQAKELKAVVDGTAHVVVWHGQSAADQLTLRRVCFHLRELPQRLNEVRLSIDDLTGDASAPLRRSDRATSVGMFAPDLLQKHLPEAAPVSVLRIGRLALEWQEVKLVDAELRRWHDETLTTGTFAELDALVLQYAVDGWQAAGRVAACVMAAHSGLLVSDKLVLWRMRELAVAGQLQLRSDADNWRSLEMHVTRTTLSPV; this comes from the coding sequence ATGAGCACGATCCACATCACCAATGGCGACGTCGCCGCCGATTCTCTACGCGAGGCGCTCGATCAGGCGCGCCGCGCAGACATCGTGCTGGCCCTGCGCGACGATCTGGCCGTTGGTCCGCTGCATGGCATCGACGAAGCGCCGCAGATACGCGCCGACTTCTGGCGAGGCGTGACCGGCGACACCACCCGCGATTTCCTCGCCGAGCTGGAACAGCAGGCGAAGGAGCTGAAAGCGGTGGTCGACGGTACGGCGCATGTGGTCGTCTGGCACGGTCAGAGCGCCGCCGATCAGCTGACGCTGCGCCGCGTGTGCTTCCATCTGCGCGAGTTGCCGCAGCGGCTCAACGAAGTGCGCCTGTCGATCGACGACCTGACGGGCGACGCAAGCGCCCCGCTCCGCCGTTCCGATCGCGCGACGTCAGTCGGCATGTTCGCCCCCGATCTGTTGCAAAAGCACCTGCCCGAGGCCGCGCCTGTTTCGGTGCTGCGCATCGGCAGGCTCGCGCTCGAATGGCAGGAAGTGAAACTCGTCGATGCCGAACTGCGCCGCTGGCACGACGAGACCTTGACGACCGGCACGTTCGCCGAACTGGACGCGCTGGTCCTCCAATACGCCGTCGACGGCTGGCAGGCCGCCGGGCGCGTCGCGGCTTGCGTGATGGCGGCGCACAGCGGCTTGCTGGTCAGCGACAAGCTCGTGCTGTGGCGGATGCGCGAGCTCGCGGTCGCGGGCCAGTTGCAGTTGCGCAGCGACGCGGATAACTGGCGTTCGCTCGAAATGCACGTCACGCGCACCACCCTTTCTCCCGTATAA
- a CDS encoding TetR/AcrR family transcriptional regulator, with product MARTRAPDHESQRDQILDLAAEKFAQTSYPSTSMADLAAASGTSKARLYHYYESKEAILFDLLDRYTKRLMLIIAEVEGASQRRGLTERETFAELIRAFLSEYETSHSRHVALLNDVKYLVESQREIILNRQRDVVAAFARQLARAYPERVARENQTALTMMVFGMINWTFTWLKPGGRMGYREFAEQVVAMVDHGLAASASDGDAGGR from the coding sequence ATGGCCCGTACACGAGCCCCAGACCATGAAAGCCAGCGCGACCAGATCCTCGATCTGGCCGCTGAGAAATTCGCTCAAACGAGCTATCCCAGCACGTCGATGGCCGATCTGGCTGCGGCGAGCGGCACGTCCAAGGCGCGCCTCTATCACTATTACGAGAGCAAGGAAGCGATTCTTTTCGACCTGCTCGACCGCTACACGAAGCGACTGATGCTGATCATCGCCGAGGTCGAAGGCGCGAGCCAGCGGCGCGGACTCACTGAACGCGAAACCTTCGCCGAGCTGATCCGCGCGTTCCTTTCCGAGTACGAGACGTCGCACAGCCGGCACGTCGCGCTGTTGAACGACGTCAAATATCTGGTCGAGTCGCAGCGGGAGATCATCCTGAACCGCCAGCGCGACGTGGTCGCCGCGTTCGCCCGGCAATTGGCGCGCGCGTACCCCGAACGCGTGGCGCGCGAAAACCAGACGGCCCTCACGATGATGGTCTTCGGCATGATCAACTGGACGTTCACCTGGCTCAAGCCGGGCGGCCGGATGGGTTATCGGGAATTCGCGGAACAGGTGGTCGCGATGGTGGATCACGGGCTGGCCGCAAGTGCATCGGATGGGGACGCTGGCGGTCGCTGA
- a CDS encoding GNAT family N-acetyltransferase — protein MNLQTVRAAEPIVVDRSLNVAGRAPVLIRELSEKDRERLLAHFLELDEDDRLLRFGQVTPNHVIENYVRMLDFSRDTVFGVFDRHLQLVGVGHLAYLPAEGDTRTAEFGVSVSESVRGQGIGTKLFERAAIRSRNTHVTTLYIHCLSRNTTMMHIAKKAGMKIEYAYGEADAYLTLAPADQNSIISEMLQEQAAVFDYVLKRQARNTSKLIESFIPTAIAA, from the coding sequence ATGAATCTGCAAACTGTCCGCGCCGCCGAGCCGATCGTCGTCGATCGCTCGTTGAACGTCGCTGGCCGCGCGCCTGTTCTGATCCGGGAACTCAGCGAGAAAGACCGCGAGCGTCTGCTCGCTCACTTCCTCGAACTCGACGAAGACGATCGCCTGCTGCGCTTCGGTCAGGTCACGCCGAACCACGTCATCGAAAACTACGTTCGCATGCTGGATTTCAGCCGCGATACCGTGTTCGGCGTGTTCGACCGCCATCTGCAACTGGTCGGCGTCGGCCATCTGGCTTATCTGCCCGCTGAGGGCGACACGCGCACCGCTGAATTCGGCGTGTCGGTGTCGGAAAGCGTGCGCGGCCAGGGAATCGGTACGAAGCTGTTCGAGCGCGCCGCCATCCGCAGCCGCAACACGCACGTCACAACGCTGTATATCCACTGCCTGTCGCGCAACACGACAATGATGCACATCGCCAAGAAGGCTGGCATGAAGATCGAGTACGCGTACGGCGAAGCCGACGCCTACCTGACGCTAGCGCCTGCGGATCAGAACAGCATCATCTCCGAGATGCTGCAGGAACAGGCCGCCGTGTTCGACTATGTGCTCAAGCGCCAGGCGCGTAACACGTCAAAGCTGATCGAATCGTTCATTCCGACCGCGATCGCCGCGTAA
- a CDS encoding Lrp/AsnC family transcriptional regulator: MAQIEIDAIDRRILAILQENGRLSNQEIAERVNLSPSPCLRRIRRLEEIGVIRGYVALLDSQILGLDLLAYVNVRLEKRGGPALSARADGTPGRAGATHSELFRAAVQGWPEVVACYAMTGDMDYLLRVQVRDMAHFSRFVQDQLLRHPSVIDVKSSFSLEKFKETTALPI, translated from the coding sequence ATGGCTCAAATTGAGATAGACGCGATCGACAGGCGCATTCTCGCGATTCTTCAGGAAAACGGGCGGCTGTCGAATCAGGAGATCGCCGAGCGGGTGAACCTGTCGCCGAGTCCGTGCTTGCGGCGCATCCGCAGGCTGGAGGAAATCGGTGTGATTCGCGGTTATGTCGCCCTGCTGGATTCCCAAATTCTCGGGCTCGATCTGCTCGCCTACGTCAATGTGCGGCTGGAAAAGCGTGGCGGTCCGGCACTCAGCGCACGCGCCGACGGCACGCCGGGGCGTGCGGGCGCGACGCACTCGGAACTGTTCCGCGCGGCTGTGCAGGGCTGGCCAGAGGTGGTCGCGTGCTACGCGATGACGGGCGATATGGATTACCTGCTGCGCGTGCAGGTGCGCGACATGGCGCACTTTTCGCGATTTGTGCAGGACCAGTTGCTGCGGCATCCGTCGGTGATCGATGTGAAGTCGAGCTTCTCGCTGGAGAAATTCAAGGAGACGACCGCGCTGCCGATTTGA
- the hppD gene encoding 4-hydroxyphenylpyruvate dioxygenase, whose product MKVSTWENPVGTDGFEFIEYTAPDPVALGKLFERMGFTAIAKHRHKNVTLYRQGEINFIVNGEPDSFAQRFTRLHGPSICAIAFRVQDAAKAYQRALELGAWGFDNKTGPMELNIPAIKGIGDSLIYFVDRWRGKNGAAPNSIGDINIYDVDFEPIPGANPNPVGHGLTYIDHLTHNVHRGRMQEWAEFYERLFNFREVRYFDIEGKVTGVKSKAMTSPCGKIRIPINEEGSETAGQIQEYLDAYHGEGIQHIALGTNDIYATVDGLRGANISLLDTIDTYYELVDRRVPNHGEPLDELRKRKILIDGAREDLLLQIFTENQIGPIFFEIIQRKGNQGFGEGNFKALFESIELDQIRRGVVQDKA is encoded by the coding sequence ATGAAGGTTTCTACCTGGGAAAATCCCGTCGGCACCGACGGCTTCGAGTTCATCGAATACACCGCGCCGGACCCCGTCGCGCTCGGCAAGCTGTTCGAGCGCATGGGTTTCACGGCGATAGCGAAGCATCGTCACAAGAACGTGACGCTGTACCGTCAGGGCGAGATCAACTTTATCGTCAACGGCGAGCCCGACTCGTTTGCACAGCGCTTTACGCGCCTGCACGGGCCGTCGATCTGCGCGATCGCGTTCCGCGTGCAGGACGCGGCGAAGGCGTATCAGCGCGCGCTCGAACTCGGCGCCTGGGGCTTCGACAACAAGACGGGCCCGATGGAACTGAACATTCCGGCCATCAAGGGGATCGGCGACTCGCTGATCTATTTCGTCGACCGCTGGCGCGGCAAGAACGGCGCGGCGCCGAACAGCATCGGCGACATCAATATCTATGACGTCGACTTCGAACCGATTCCGGGCGCGAATCCGAATCCCGTCGGCCACGGCCTCACCTATATCGATCACCTGACACACAACGTCCATCGCGGACGCATGCAGGAATGGGCCGAGTTCTACGAGCGTCTGTTCAATTTCCGCGAAGTGCGCTACTTCGATATCGAAGGCAAGGTGACGGGCGTCAAGTCGAAGGCGATGACGTCGCCGTGCGGCAAGATCCGCATTCCGATCAATGAGGAAGGTTCGGAAACAGCGGGCCAGATCCAGGAATACCTCGACGCGTACCACGGCGAAGGCATTCAGCATATCGCGCTCGGCACGAACGACATTTACGCGACCGTCGACGGACTGCGCGGCGCGAACATTTCGCTGCTCGATACGATCGACACGTACTACGAGCTCGTCGATCGCCGCGTGCCGAATCACGGCGAGCCGCTCGATGAACTGCGCAAGCGCAAGATTCTGATCGACGGCGCGCGCGAAGACCTGCTACTGCAGATTTTCACCGAGAACCAGATCGGACCGATCTTCTTCGAGATCATCCAGCGCAAGGGCAATCAGGGCTTCGGCGAGGGTAACTTCAAGGCGCTGTTCGAATCGATCGAATTGGATCAGATTCGTCGCGGTGTCGTGCAGGACAAGGCCTGA